One region of Trichoderma breve strain T069 chromosome 7 map unlocalized scaffold00007, whole genome shotgun sequence genomic DNA includes:
- a CDS encoding carboxylesterase family domain-containing protein: MISFSYLLTALLPVVGAASVSCPPSNAPTVKVKNGTVVGKYNAHYQQDLFLGIPYAKPPIQDLRFTRPQHLTKKWTGPKQATEYGPYCYGFNVGLVGYDTNTTNPSSEDCLTINVVRPHNYHHEWATKGLPVLVWVYGGGFQEGGSADTRYNMSRLVEMSTEMGKPIIGVSFNYRRNAFGFISGEPFNSIGATNLGLHDQRLALQWIQENIAFFGGDPSRVTLQGESAGALSISLNMLVHKGRDEGLFQRAILESGTPLFAHSFPTVADQKEILGMFLNKTECSSSKDIVSCLRKIPAEDFIKAATGIFWHPIIDNDLLSQLSSESIKRGDFLKIPVLIGTNTNEGSTFLEMFSQGSPVNTFDDVSRVLLTSVFPHQLPNGTIARLHELYSDVMKNPSEAKLGTVLPNPGPAYGKLHGELSLLVGDSLFNAGRRVTCQAWAQRNIPAYSFRFDTNPAGLSPEVYGAAHFQEVPFVFDNINGEGYDVNPFDVNNQSLKRKYLDLAQLMSRMWLSFVQTGDPNNHGVHGFNLRWPKYDLDSPVNIVFNATKGITLEKDTYRAKAMNYIWESAAIFHR, from the exons ATGATCAGCTTCTCATATCTTCTGACAGCCTTACTCCCGGTAGTAGGCGCCGCTTCTGTTAGCTGTCCTCCATCCAATGCACCGACCGTGAAGGTCAAAAACGGCACCGTGGTGGGCAAATACAATGCTCACTACCAGCAAGACTTGTTCCTGGGGATTCCCTACGCCAAGCCCCCTATTCAAGACCTTCGATTCACTCGTCCACAGCATCTGACCAAAAAGTGGACTGGTCCCAAGCAGGCAACAGAATATGGGCCATACTGCTATGGGTTTAATGTCGGCTTGGTTGGATATGATACAAATACCACCAACCCTTCGAGCGAAGACTGTCTTACCATAAACGTGGTGCGACCCCATAATTACCATCATGAATGGGCTACTAAGGGCCTCCCAGTACTTGTCTGGGTATACGGAGGTGGATTTCAAGAAGGCGGCAGTGCGGACACCCGATATAACATGTCACGCCTTGTTGAAATGTCTACCGAGATGGGCAAACCTATTATCGGAGTTAGCTTCAACTATCGCAGGAATGCATTTGGGTTTATTTCTGGAGAGCCGTTTAATAGCATCGGAGCCACAAACTTGGGTCTCCACGATCAGCGGCTCGCGCTCCAGTGGATTCAGGAAAACATTGCATTTTTTGGAGGTGATCCTAGCAGAGTCACTCTCCAAGGAGAATCGGCCGGAGCCTTGTCAATATCCCTTAACATGTTGGTACACAAGGGTCGCGACGAGGGTCTATTTCAGCGGGCAATTCTTGAGAGCGGCACGCCATTGTTCGCTCACAGCTTCCCAACTGTGGCAGACCAGAAGGAGATATTAGGCATGTTTTTAAACAAAACGGAATGTTCAAGTTCTAAAGACATCGTCTCATGTCTGCGAAAAATTCCCGCCGAGGACTTCATcaaagcagcaacaggcatATTCTGGCATCCAATCATCGACAACGATCTGCTATCGCAGTTATCGTCTGAGTCTATAAAGCGTGGCGACTTCCTCAAGATCCCGGTACTCATCGGTACCAACACCAACGAAGGATCTACTTTCCTGGAAATGTTTAGTCAAGGCTCTCCAGTAAATACTTTCGATGATGTGTCCAGGGTGCTCTTGACAAGTGTGTTTCCGCACCAACTTCCCAACGGTACTATCGCTCGACTCCATGAACTATACTCCGACGTGATGAAGAATCCCTCCGAAGCAAAGCTGGGTACCGTACTTCCCAATCCTGGTCCAGCCTACGGGAAACTTCATGGAGAGCTGTCTTTGCTTGTTGGAGACTCATTGTTCAATGCTGGCCGGCGTGTGACTTGCCAGGCCTGGGCACAGCGAAACATACCGGCTTACAGCTTCCGCTTTGATACAAACCCAGCTGGTCTGTCTCCAGAAGTCTACGGTGCTGCACACTTTCAAGAGGTTCCATTCGTGTTTGACAACATAAATGGCGAGGGATATGATGTCAATCCGTTTGATGTCAATAACCAGTCTTTGAAGAGAAAGTACCTGGATCTCGCGCAGCTTATGAGTAGAATGTGGCTGAGCTTTGTCCAAACCGGGGACCCTAATAACCATGGAG TCCATGGATTCAACTTACGTTGGCCGAAATACGATCTAGATTCTCCGGTCAACATTGTTTTTAACGCAACTAAAGGTATAACTCTAGAGAAGGACACCTACCGCGCCAAGGCTATGAACTACATCTGGGAATCAGCTGCTATATTTCACAGATAG
- a CDS encoding fungal specific transcription factor domain-containing protein — MEHIVDTGESDRSGRPSRVTKRKKRPPLSCTECRRRKRKCDGKLPCCDCKLRDKPQGCRYADGAMPRNRETASPYSSAATMSIHSPMSVTGTISLDSDSSKGHQIDKLGYARTGTSTADYLDRIDVGDDEVVGELEICPTASGHGNLWERYKSLVKQLPTRECITKLTDFYFQKINWQYYILDESSFRQQLHNWYQLDLQPFAAKKFEVLPADMKAFPALLLEVAATSLLLMTPDRALELNDLKNVSGMSFETMAVKYSETGMALLNLLGKLQISLTTVFADFLRVAFLKYFGQVTESWHALGEAVKDAQEIGLHRASRDPKPHTDDIAIVIENQWNIQDRRRLWMLLSGWDIHTAMVLGRPAAIDDNTEPILPVDVPITANRPVTPVMPRGADDVPTPLTRAIWAYRIMKNLRQIQALEKEGSYPEDYSHVDRLDQELRQLDQSIPPYFRRHNPDKGFDSIPECYWLSGARATVPQLLSFDMMALHRPYIFTRPESRSRALEACLDMLQAQREHFESIEENQYKTFFLFFGTFDAIVLIASIYTFFPTDHLDKAAQAMQHFQWSTERFEAMSGQSALAKAAAITLRTFSTRLKKTLQWEACYPSVDALSTSTNTPGSHMQAKLDGLASYSDAISSCSDTGLSPSGSKMQLRFPNDGPPVALYDLSSIEPIYATSDIVYNDLFGSLDLQTPFSPDSNPCLPQFHGNFSSNSIWSFLNNDFDYANT; from the exons ATGGAACACATAGTTGATACGGGTGAGAGCGATCGCTCCGGTCGCCCCTCGAGGGTGACAAAACGAAAGAAGCGCCCGCCCTTGTCATGCACCGAGTGTCgcaggagaaaaagaaag TGCGATGGCAAACTCCCATGCTGCGATTGCAAACTGCGCGACAAGCCTCAAGGCTGTCGCTATGCAGACGGCGCTATGCCACGGAACCGAGAAACTGCGTCTCCTTACAGCAGCGCAGCCACCATGTCCATCCATAGCCCGATGTCAGTTACGGGCACCATATCGTTGGATTCGGACAGCAGCAAGGGACACCAAATTGACAAGCTCGGGTACGCCCGAACTGGTACTTCAACAGCAGATTATCTGGATAGAATCGATgtcggtgatgatgaggtgGTGGGCGAGCTCGAGATATGTCCCACTGCAAGCGGCCATGGAAATCTCTGGGAGCGTTATAAATCCCTGGTCAAGCAGCTACCAACACGCGAATGTATCACGAAACTAACTGATTTCTACTTTCAAAAGATTAATTGGCAATACTACATCTTGGACGAAAGTTCATTTAGGCAACAGCTTCATAATTGGTACCAGCTTGACTTGCAGCCATTCGCCGCAAAAAAGTTTGAAGTTCTTCCCGCGGACATGAAGGCTTTTCCAGCTCTATTATTAGAAGTCGCTGCCACTTCTTTGCTATTAATGACACCAGATAgggcgctggagctgaatGATCTCAAGAATGTTAGCGGCATGTCATTCGAAACCATGGCTGTAAAATACAGCGAGACTGGCATGGCCTTGTTGAACCTCCTTGGGAAACTTCAGATCTCTTTAACAACAGTATTTGCGGACTTTCTCCGTGTTGCTTTTCTGAAGTACTTTGGGCAAGTAACAGAATCG TGGCACGCTCTTGGAGAGGCCGTCAAAGATGCGCAGGAGATCGGGTTGCATCGAGCCAGCCGAGATCCAAAGCCTCACACAGATGATATTGCGATAGTGATTGAGAATCAATGGAATATTCAGGATCGTCGGAGACTCTGGATGCTTCTATCTGGCTGGGATATTCACACGGCTATGGTTCTTGGACGGCCTGCGGCTATTGACGACAATACGGAGCCGATACTTCCAGTTGATGTACCTATCACCGCAAACCGGCCGGTGACTCCGGTCATGCCCAGAGGCGCGGATGATGTTCCAACACCTCTCACGCGGGCCATCTGGGCGTACCGGATTATGAAGAATCTTCGCCAGATTCAAGCCTTAGAAAAGGAAGGATCCTATCCCGAAGATTACTCACACGTTGACCGCCTTGACCAAGAACTACGGCAGCTTGACCAAAGCATCCCTCCCTATTTCCGTCGCCACAATCCTGACAAGGGTTTTGATTCAATTCCCGAGTGCTACTGGTTATCAGGCGCAAGGGCCACCGTACCACAGCTCCTATCCTTTGACATGATGGCCTTACACCGTCCATACATTTTCACACGCCCTGAAAGCCGATCACGCGCCCTAGAGGCTTGTCTCGACATGCTCCAAGCGCAAAGAGAGCATTTTGAATCCATAGAGGAGAACCAGTATAAAAC cttcttcttgtttttcgGCACctttgatgccattgtgCTAATTGCTTCGATATACACCTTCTTCCCAACAGATCATTTGGACAAGGCCGCTCAGGCGATGCAGCACTTTCAGTGGTCTACAGAGCGTTTTGAGGCAATGTCTGGTCAGAGTGCTCTCGCCAAAGCAGCGGCTATCACTCTGCGTACGTTTTCCACACGCCTCAAGAAGACTCTTCAATGGGAGGCGTGCTATCCTTCGGTCGATGCTCTATCTACCTCGACAAATACTCCAGGCTCGCACATGCAGGCTAAGCTCGATGGCTTAGCATCTTATTCCGACGCCATATCAAGCTGCTCAGATACAGGGTTGTCGCCTTCCGGGTCGAAAATGCAGCTTAGATTCCCAAACGACGGACCGCCAGTTGCACTATATGACTTGTCTTCCATTGAACCTATATATGCAACAAGTGATATCGTATACAACGACTTGTTCGGCAGCTTGGATCTACAAACTCCCTTTAGCCCCGATTCTAACCCTTGCTTACCTCAGTTCCATGGTAACTTTAGCAGCAACAGTATATGGAGTTTCTTAAATAATGACTTTGACTATGCTAACACTTAG